One window from the genome of Choloepus didactylus isolate mChoDid1 chromosome 2, mChoDid1.pri, whole genome shotgun sequence encodes:
- the FAM89A gene encoding protein FAM89A, whose translation MSGSAPPGAAGGPGGIRGLRVDGLPPLPKSLSGLLNSSSGGGASGGWRHLERLYAQKSRIQDELSRGGAGGGRGRAAAVPPKPPNLDAALALLRKEMVGLRQLDMSLLCQLYSLYESIQEYKGACQAAASPDCTYALENGFFEEEEDYFQEQSALQDGRERGTPRDLSLPVSPLSSSDWILESI comes from the exons ATGAGCGGGTCGGCGCCGCCGGGGGCCGCGGGCGGTCCGGGCGGGATTCGGGGGCTGCGGGTGGACGGGCTGCCCCCTCTGCCCAAGAGCCTCAGCGGGTTGCTCAACTCCTCGTCGGGCGGCGGCGCGTCGGGGGGCTGGCGGCACCTGGAGCGGCTGTACGCACAGAAGTCCCGCATCCAGGACGAGCTGAGCCGCGGGGGCGCGGGGGGCGGCAGGGGCCGAGCCGCGGCGGTGCCCCCTAAGCCCCCCAACCTGGACGCCGCGCTGGCGCTGCTCCGCAAGGAGATG GTTGGCCTGCGACAGCTGGACATGTCCTTGCTCTGTCAACTGTACAGCCTCTACGAGTCAATTCAGGAGTATAAGGGTGCCTGCCAAGCGGCCGCCAGCCCAGACTGCACTTATGCTCTGGAAAAtggcttctttgaggaggagGAAGACTATTTCCAGGAGCAGAGCGCTCTCCAGGATGGGAGGGAACGAGGGACTCCGCGGGACTTGTCGCTGCCTGTCTCCCCCCTCTCCAGCAGTGACTGGATTCTGGAGTCCATCTAG